Proteins encoded together in one Chryseobacterium taklimakanense window:
- a CDS encoding efflux RND transporter permease subunit, producing the protein MKRKINLIEAAMKFPQVPIAITVIMVLAGLISLMTMPRSEDPRVTVRQGLVVAFYPGADEEQIEKEVTDKLEQYLFGFEEIKKEKTHSESKPGQVVVTVELQDYVKDTKKFWNTLQHGLDANMPLALPRGVQGPYVNSDFGDVVVQMIAVSAPGRSYAQLENYLDELEDGIKTIPSVSKIKRYGGQKQQVFITLREDVLKQYGFGINEITNTLSQQNVTIPSGDIEIDKNRFLIFTDAQYQNENEIGNLIVYSSPQGGNIRLRDIANIERRYEDLKSKITVSGNDVMMLTVEMQPGQNIVDLGNALTQKVAEVKEILPSDVQVNTIVDQPKVVDMNLGHFFIEFGIAIAAVILVVMLLLPFRVATISAIAAPVTIAVTFAILNLLGIEMHQVSLAAMIIVLGMVVDDAIIVVDNYIEKVDEKIPSWTAAWQSATQLMVPIFTATLTIVLSFLPLAFTLTGLTREFVQWIPITVSIALAVSFLVALFLTPYMCYHFLKKGLKKHDDKPKKRNFLDWMQDGFDRAIEFCMKWQKTTLVAGLVIFFLSFVVGSQVKTEFFPIVERNQFNLELWMDNGTNIHETEAAVKKIEKEIAGDKRIVNTASFIGTSSPRFYSTYAPEHPRENFAQVFINTTNKDATAEMIDEYVQKFNNYLPNGYVRVRQLSKKQQPAPIEIRVIGKDMTEQKKVAKQVAALLENTKGSNWVRTDYQNDYVGLKAVVKEDVALRLGVTKAQIAQALGAKIKGYPVSQMWEGNKAIDIVLRTDESDRENLDALGNMYINSTFGAKVPLKQVVDLQPSWHTGAIVHRNGLRTLTVSSEAQLGRKPAEVFAEVQPKIDSLKLPKGIKIAYGGEYEDGLESGPKMGKAFMISFVLIFLVLLFQFKRVGKVFIVLASFPLSLLGAMLGLFLTGYEFGFMAIIGITALLGIVVRNGIILVDYADELVREHGHSIREAALFAAKRRMRPIFLTSMAAAIGLIPLMASGSPEWGPISSTISIGILVSMITTLFIVPVLYYRFVKPPKNKQLDEQHERKADTDVHHQKYLS; encoded by the coding sequence CCCGGAGCCGACGAAGAGCAGATAGAGAAAGAAGTAACCGACAAACTGGAACAATACCTGTTCGGTTTCGAGGAAATCAAAAAAGAAAAAACCCATTCGGAAAGTAAGCCCGGACAGGTGGTTGTAACGGTAGAATTGCAGGACTATGTAAAGGACACCAAAAAATTCTGGAATACCTTGCAGCACGGCTTGGATGCCAATATGCCTTTAGCATTGCCACGGGGTGTACAGGGACCGTATGTGAACAGCGATTTCGGCGATGTGGTCGTTCAGATGATTGCCGTATCAGCCCCCGGTCGTTCTTACGCCCAGTTGGAAAACTATTTGGATGAATTGGAAGACGGCATTAAGACGATACCGTCCGTTTCCAAAATCAAGCGTTACGGCGGTCAGAAGCAGCAGGTATTTATTACCCTGCGTGAAGATGTATTGAAGCAGTACGGTTTCGGTATCAACGAAATCACGAACACATTAAGCCAACAGAATGTTACTATTCCCAGTGGCGATATTGAAATTGACAAAAACCGTTTCCTGATTTTCACGGATGCACAGTATCAGAATGAAAATGAAATCGGGAACCTGATTGTATATAGCTCCCCGCAGGGCGGCAATATCCGTTTGCGTGATATAGCCAACATCGAGAGAAGATACGAAGACCTGAAAAGCAAAATTACCGTTTCAGGAAACGATGTAATGATGCTGACGGTAGAAATGCAGCCCGGACAGAACATTGTCGATTTGGGTAATGCGCTGACACAGAAAGTTGCTGAAGTAAAAGAAATCCTGCCATCAGATGTGCAGGTCAACACCATTGTTGACCAACCCAAAGTAGTTGATATGAACTTGGGGCATTTCTTTATCGAGTTCGGTATTGCCATTGCTGCCGTTATCTTGGTAGTAATGCTACTGCTGCCGTTCAGGGTTGCCACCATTTCAGCCATTGCAGCACCCGTTACCATTGCCGTAACATTCGCTATCCTCAACTTGTTGGGTATCGAAATGCACCAGGTTAGTTTGGCGGCAATGATTATCGTACTGGGGATGGTGGTCGATGATGCCATTATCGTAGTGGATAACTACATCGAGAAAGTGGACGAAAAAATACCGTCGTGGACTGCCGCTTGGCAGAGTGCCACACAGTTAATGGTTCCTATTTTCACGGCTACGCTTACCATTGTCCTATCGTTCCTGCCTTTGGCATTTACGCTTACCGGGCTTACAAGGGAGTTTGTGCAATGGATACCGATTACCGTAAGCATCGCTTTGGCGGTTTCGTTCTTGGTAGCCTTGTTCCTTACACCGTATATGTGTTACCACTTCCTGAAAAAAGGATTGAAGAAGCACGATGATAAGCCGAAAAAACGCAATTTCTTAGACTGGATGCAGGACGGTTTCGACCGTGCAATCGAGTTCTGTATGAAATGGCAGAAAACTACATTGGTAGCAGGTTTGGTTATCTTTTTCCTTTCTTTCGTGGTTGGCAGTCAGGTTAAAACCGAGTTTTTCCCTATCGTGGAAAGAAACCAGTTCAACCTTGAATTGTGGATGGATAACGGTACGAACATCCACGAAACCGAAGCAGCCGTTAAGAAGATAGAAAAGGAAATTGCAGGCGATAAACGCATTGTAAACACCGCAAGTTTTATCGGTACAAGCTCGCCCCGTTTCTACTCCACCTATGCACCTGAGCACCCACGGGAAAACTTTGCGCAGGTATTCATCAATACCACAAACAAAGATGCGACGGCAGAAATGATAGACGAGTATGTACAGAAATTTAATAACTACCTACCGAACGGTTATGTACGGGTTAGGCAGCTTAGTAAGAAGCAGCAGCCCGCACCGATTGAGATCCGTGTGATTGGCAAGGATATGACCGAGCAGAAAAAAGTGGCAAAACAGGTTGCCGCATTACTGGAAAACACCAAAGGATCTAACTGGGTACGCACCGATTATCAGAATGATTATGTAGGGCTGAAAGCCGTGGTTAAAGAAGATGTAGCGCTGCGTTTGGGCGTTACCAAAGCACAGATAGCACAGGCATTGGGAGCTAAGATAAAAGGCTACCCCGTATCGCAGATGTGGGAGGGTAATAAAGCCATTGATATTGTATTGCGTACAGACGAAAGCGACAGGGAAAATCTGGATGCTTTGGGCAATATGTACATCAACTCAACATTCGGTGCTAAGGTTCCTTTAAAGCAGGTGGTAGATTTACAACCGTCCTGGCATACCGGGGCTATTGTACACCGCAACGGGTTAAGAACCTTAACCGTTTCTTCTGAAGCACAGTTGGGCAGAAAACCCGCAGAAGTATTTGCAGAGGTACAGCCTAAAATTGACAGCCTGAAACTGCCGAAAGGCATTAAGATAGCCTACGGCGGCGAATATGAAGACGGACTGGAAAGCGGTCCAAAAATGGGAAAGGCTTTTATGATAAGTTTCGTGCTCATCTTCCTTGTTCTGTTATTCCAGTTCAAGCGTGTGGGTAAAGTATTCATTGTGCTGGCTTCGTTCCCGTTGAGTTTACTGGGTGCAATGTTAGGCTTGTTCCTGACAGGTTATGAGTTCGGGTTTATGGCAATCATCGGTATTACTGCCTTACTGGGTATAGTAGTTCGTAACGGGATTATCCTTGTGGACTATGCAGATGAACTGGTAAGGGAGCACGGGCACAGCATCAGGGAAGCAGCCCTGTTTGCAGCTAAACGAAGAATGCGACCAATCTTCCTTACTTCAATGGCGGCAGCAATCGGTTTGATACCGTTAATGGCGAGTGGTTCGCCGGAATGGGGACCGATTTCAAGTACCATTTCAATCGGTATTCTGGTATCAATGATTACCACATTGTTTATCGTTCCGGTACTGTATTACAGGTTCGTAAAACCACCTAAAAACAAACAGTTGGATGAGCAGCACGAGCGCAAAGCTGATACCGATGTTCACCACCAAAAATATTTATCATAA